Proteins from a single region of Juglans microcarpa x Juglans regia isolate MS1-56 chromosome 5S, Jm3101_v1.0, whole genome shotgun sequence:
- the LOC121267090 gene encoding uncharacterized protein LOC121267090: MFTTRLSWIIKHHCNMSYPRWSDVPQEHKDELIDRVRGDFELDWDLENHQLAVTKQLRKRFNAFHHQLHQIYMSYGSHDEVLATGTSLVTPLVWFKLCERWGSEAFQKIASKNRDNRRMLKINHTTGRKSFVRMLEQKRAENANLVDFYKETHWSKKKDKFVTPATEDIYKDMVGKLDNLEPDKRTDEAAAGVFREVLGRRPGYARGMGEMVIPESTRKHSLAREKEYIALIEKHKKEAEASKIEMASMKANMEVMMEKQNETDRMLRAILAANPSLIKSLRETQ, from the exons ATGTTTACAACACGTTTAAGCTGGATCATTAAACATCACTGCAACATGAGCTACCCAAGATGGAGTGATGTACCCCAAGAGCATAAGGATGAATTAATCGATCGTGTTCGG GGTGATTTTGAATTGGATTGGGACTTAGAGAACCATCAATTGGCTGTGACTAAACAGCTTCGTAAGCGCTTTAATGCCTTCCACCACCAACTACATCagatatatatgtcatatggCAGCCATGACGAGGTATTGGCGACTGGGACTAGTTTGGTCACCCCCCTAGTATGGTTTAAGCTCTGTGAACGATGGGGTAGCGAGGCCTTCCAG AAAATAGCAAGTAAAAATCGGGACAATAGAAGGATGCTGAAAATTAACCACACAACTGGTCGCAAATCCTTTGTGAGGATGCTAGAACAAAAG CGTGCTGAAAATGCAAATTTGGTGGACTTCTACAAGGAAACCCACTGGTCCAAGAAGAAAGATAAATTTGTGACACCTGCTACCGAAGACATTTAT AAGGATATGGTAGGAAAGCTGGATAATTTAGAACCAGACAAACGAACTGATGAAGCAGCAGCGGGTGTATTCAGAGAGGTACTTGGGCGTCGACCGGGTTATGCAAGAGGAATGGGAGAGATGGTGATCCCCGAGTCTACAAGAAAACACTCCTTGGCACGAGAGAAAGAGTATatagctttgattgaaaaacataagaaagagGCTGAAGCTTCCAAGATTGAGATGGCGTCAATGAAGGCAAACATGGAGGTTATGATGGAGAAACAAAATGAAACCGATCGTATGTTGAGGGCCATCTTAGCTGCGAACCCGTCCCTCATTAAGTCTCTTCGAGAGACTCAGTGA
- the LOC121267326 gene encoding protein SRG1-like, with protein MATLDAVDFLSANSDLSVMELTKKPLTTIPQNYICPDQEPVLLGLSDHDCNTTLPTLPTIDMEKLIIGETTDIELDKLHSVCKAWGLFQLVNHGVSSSLLNKLNKEIEEFFKLPLEEKMKYKIRPGDVEGYGTVVRPKAQNLDWGDRFYMTINPIHKRKPYLFPELPSSFRNTLESYFSELQNLAMILMELMGKALKIDKREMEELFEDGMRSVRMTCYPPCPQPELVVGFPPHSDATGITILHQVNGVEGLQIKKDGVWIPVNFLPHAFVVNVGDIMEILSNGAYTSAEHRVAVNLEKERMSIAVFFNPKSEAEIEPLKSLLNTTKSPPLFRRVSIEDFHKDFFSRDFKGKTNLDYLRIKTGEGNTHD; from the exons ATGGCAACACTGGATGCAGTTGACTTTTTGAGCGCAAATTCAGATCTCAGCGTTATGGAGCTCACCAAAAAGCCACTTACAACAATCCCTCAGAACTATATTTGTCCAGATCAAGAGCCAGTACTACTTGGTCTCTCTGATCATGACTGCAATACTACTTTGCCTACGCTTCCAACAATCGACATGGAAAAATTGATCATCGGGGAGACCACTGACATAGAACTAGACAAGTTGCATTCTGTTTGCAAAGCTTGGGGCCTTTTTCAg TTGGTGAATCATGGAGTAAGTTCTTCACTACTAAACAAGCTGAACAAGGAGATTGAAGAATTCTTCAAGCTTCCcttggaagagaaaatgaaatacaagATAAGGCCAGGTGATGTTGAAGGCTATGGAACAGTCGTCCGACCCAAAGCTCAAAACCTTGATTGGGGTGATAGGTTCTACATGACAATCAACCCTATTCACAAAAGAAAGCCATATTTATTCCCAGAGCTACCTTCATCCttcag AAACACCTTAGAGTCATATTTCTCAGAGCTGCAGAACCTTGCCATGATACTTATGGAGTTGATGGGAAAAGCTCTGAAGATAGAcaagagagagatggaggagtTATTTGAAGATGGGATGAGATCAGTGAGGATGACATGCTATCCACCATGCCCACAACCAGAGCTTGTTGTTGGCTTTCCTCCTCACTCTGACGCTACTGGTATCACCATCCTTCATCAAGTCAATGGAGTTGAGGGTCTCCAGATTAAGAAAGATGGGGTTTGGATTCCTGTGAACTTCCTTCCACATGCCTTTGTTGTCAACGTAGGAGACATCATGGAG ATCTTGAGCAATGGAGCCTATACCAGCGCTGAGCACAGGGTAGCAGTCAATTTAGAGAAAGAAAGGATGTCGATCGCTGTGTTCTTCAACCCCAAATCCGAGGCAGAGATTGAGCCTTTGAAAAGTCTGTTGAACACTACAAAAAGCCCACCTTTATTTAGAAGGGTTTCCATTGAAGATTTTCACAAAGATTTCTTCTCCCGTGATTTCAAAGGAAAGACAAATTTGGATTATTTAAGGATTAAAACTGGGGAAGGTAATACTCATGATTAA
- the LOC121267089 gene encoding uncharacterized protein LOC121267089, translating to MDKSWMNLGDRLVSPAYAEGVKNFLTMAQNHCEESDRIRCPCRICCNNHFLPIFEVESHLFIKGINPNYTQWIFHGEEETLPIIDDDTDPGVGVEEKYIDDMDRMLDDIRAGTFEDAPEDNTTSSTQPSIPHPSPNSTFDQLLQDARPPLFDGCTKFSKLSFVVKLLHIKKLGGWSIKSFDMLISLLRSAFPDAKLPSSYQEARSLERGLDFKYHKIHACPNDCILFWKEYADLNECPICKASRWMPNTHGSRVIPQKVLRHFPLKPRLQRLFVTDKIACDMRWHKEQRVPDETSMRHPADSQSWKTFDQAHCWFARDARNVRLGLASDGFNPFNNLAKPYSIWPVILVPYNLPPWLCMKDQFFMTSLIIPGPKSPGNDIDVYLQPLIDELLELWEHGVPTYDASTKEMFMLHAALLWTINDFPAYGNLSGWSTKGKLACPSCNASTDSIWLKYGRKQCYMGHRRLLPAGHIWRTRKELFNSKEDYRMPPNWVEGAGLLTQLQMLGDVQFGKSCGKRKRPAEQLNWTKKSIFFKLPYWSMLRLRHNLDVMHVEKNISDSLLGTLMDIPGKTKDNINSRRDLENLGFRKELHLKSEGGRVTMPRALYTLHGDERNKFCEWLAGVKFPDGFASNVTHCVSVRDCKITGLKSHDHHVFLQRLLPIVVGGFLRSDIALALTELSSFFKELCARNLDVNRLSQLQLDIVTILCKLEMIFPPSFFDIMVHLAVHLPGEAILGGPVQYRWMYPFERYLGKFKRYVKNKARPEGSIAEAYIHIECLTFCSMYLQDVETKFNRADRNIDGGEEDTIDGFKVFNQRLRPLGIARNVQLQDKLRTSAIWYVLNNGIEIGPYLEEHYEKCRLSNPNSVDRTHQTEFPTWFKQRVQDQRTGNPPRVSADLYALACGPDPWVASYAACIINGKRFHTKQLELRRRSQNSGVLVTGDEDTNNLDFYGVLNDVVELHYMGGRRVYLFSCDWFDVSDKKRGVRVDDHLTSVNMDRTWYKNEPFVLACQASQCFYIRDIRSKGNWYVVQKYNNRNVYDIPPMPRVQDDIDDESSEDDVYQENEPSYDYPLLHCDAYPVSTPLSRTDIEPIHIDARGHMAVGGEPRHSTDFIDDGMVPSGSGDGYGDWEYSDEEDLSTDEETESE from the exons atgGACAAAAGCTGGATGAATTTGGGTGATAGACTTGTATCACCTGCATATGCTGAAGGGGTTAAAAATTTCCTCACAATGGCACAAAACCATTGTGAGGAAAGTGATCGCATTCGGTGTCCCTGCCGTATATGCTGTAATAACCACTTCTTGCCTATATTTGAGGTGGAGTCTCACTTGTTCATAAAAGGGATCAATCCAAATTACACTcagtggatatttcatggggaggaggaaacaCTCCCCATCATTGATGACGACACTGATCCCGGGGTTGGAGTTGAAGAGAAGTACATTGATGACATGGACCGTATGTTAGATGACATCCGAGCAGGCACATTCGAAGATGCACCTGAAGACAACACTACATCGTCAACTCAGCCATCAATACCACATCCCTCCCCAAACTCAACTTTTGACCAACTATTACAGGATGCTCGACCTCCTCTTTTCGACGGCTGCACTAAATTCTCAAAGCTCTCATTCGTTGTGAAgttgttacatattaaaaagcTTGGTGGGTGGTCAATCAAGTCTTTTGATATGCTCATAAGCCTTCTGCGGTCTGCCTTTCCTGATGCTAAATTGCCTAGTTCATATCAGGAGGCAAGGTCATTGGAGCGAGGGTTGGATTTCAAGTACCACAAAATACACGCATGCCCAAACGACTGCATTTTATTCTGGAAGGAATATGCTGATCTTAACGAGTGCCCTATATGTAAGGCTTCGCGTTGGATGCCAAATACACATGGGTCACGAGTGATCCCACAAAAAGTGCTTCGGCATTTTCCTTTGAAGCCAAGATTGCAGCGTCTCTTTGTGACAGACAAGATAGCGTGtgatatgagatggcataaagAGCAACGGGTACCCGATGAGACTAGTATGAGACATCCTGCTGACTCTCAGTCCTGGAAGACATTTGATCAAGCCCATTGTTGGTTTGCTAGGGATGCTCGCAATGTTAGGCTCGGTCTGGCAAGCGACGGCTTCAATCCCTTCAACAACCTAGCAAAACCGTATAGCATTTGGCCAGTGATTCTTGTCCCGTATAACTTGCCACcgtggttatgcatgaaagaccaGTTCTTCATGACATCACTCATTATCCCTGGTCCAAAATCACCAGGGAATGACATTGATGTGTATTTGCAGCCGTTAATTGATGAGTTGCTTGAACTCTGGGAACATGGGGTACCTACATATGATGCTTCTACAAAGGAAATGTTCATGTTGCATGCTGCCTTATTGTGGACAATTAATGATTTCCCTGCATATGGAAATCTTTCTGGGTGGTCAACAAAAGGGAAATTGGCATGTCCCTCTTGCAATGCAAGCACAGATTCTATTTGGTTGAAGTATGGTAGAAAACAGTGTTATATGGGACATCGACGTCTCTTACCGGCAGGTCACATTTGGAGGACGAGGAAAGAGTTGTTCAACAGTAAAGAAGATTATCGCATGCCACCAAATTGGGTTGAAGGAGCAGGTCTCTTAACTCAACTACAAATGCTTGGAGATGTCCAATTTGGAAAATCTTGTGGGAAGAGAAAACGCCCTGCAGAACAGTTGAACTGGACAAAGAAAAGCATATTCTTCAAACTACCTTATTGGTCAATGTTGCGGCTTCGACataatctagatgttatgcatGTTGAGAAGAACATTTCTGATAGCTTATTGGGCACTTTAATGGACATTCCTggcaaaacaaaagataatataaattcTCGGCGTGACTTGGAGAACTTGGGCTTCAGAAAAGAATTGCATCTTAAGTCTGAAGGTGGACGTGTTACAATGCCACGTGCATTGTACACATTACATGGAGATGAAAGGAATAAATTCTGTGAGTGGCTCGCTGGGGTTAAATTTCCAGATGGGTTTGCCTCCAATGTCACACATTGCGTATCTGTACGTGATTGCAAAATCACTGGCCTCAAAAGCCATGACCATCATGTTTTCTTGCAACGATTGCTTCCTATTGTTGTTGGGGGGTTCTTAAGGAGTGATATTGCATTGGCATTGACTGAACTTAGCAgtttcttcaaagagttgtgcGCCCGAAACCTGGATGTGAATCGCTTATCCCAGCTCCAACTTGATATCGTCACCATTCTATGCAAATTAGAGATGATATTTCCTCCTTCTTTTTTCGATATTATGGTCCACCTAGCTGTCCATTTACCGGGTGAGGCCATACTCGGGGGTCCAGTTCAATATCGGTGGATGTATCCGTTCGAAAGATATCTTGGCAAATTCAAGcggtatgttaagaataaagccCGTCCAGAAGGTTCAATAGCGGAAGCCTACATTCACATCGAGTGTTTGACATTTTGCTCCATGTATCTCCAAGATGTTGAAACGAAGTTTAATCGAGCGGACCGCAACATTGATGGTGGAGAAGAGGATACTATAGATGGTTTCAAAGTTTTCAACCAAAGACTTCGTCCATTGGGTATAGCTCGTAATGTGCAATTACAAGATAAACTCCGCACCTCAGCCATATGGTACGTGCTTAACAACGGTATCGAGATTGGACCTTATCTCGA GGAGCACTATGAGAAATGTAGGTTGTCAAACCCAAATTCTGTCGATCGTACGCATCAAACTGAGTTTCCAACTTGGTTCAAGCAACGT GTTCAAGACCAACGTACGGGAAACCCACCACGGGTGTCCGCTGATTTGTATGCGTTAGCTTGTGGTCCTGACCCTTGGGTTGCATCATATGCTGCCTGCATTATAAATGGTAAACGGTTCCATACGAAGCAGCTTGAACTTCGCCGGCGATCACAAAATTCAGGAGTGTTGGTAACTGGTGACGAAGATACtaataatttagacttttatGGTGTTCTTAATGATGTTGTGGAGTTACACTACATGGGAGGTCGTCGAGTGTACTTGTTCAGCTGTGATTGGTTTGATGTTAGTGATAAGAAGCGTGGGGTACGAGTTGACGATCATTTAACTAGTGTCAACATGGACAGAACTTGGTATAAGAATGAACCATTTGTGTTGGCATGCCAGGCTTCCCAGTGTTTTTACATTAGAGATATAAGGTCGAAGGGGAACTGGTATGTTGTGCAGAAGTATAATAATAGGAATGTGTATGACATTCCACCAATGCCAAGGGTTCAAGATGATATTGATGACGAATCAAGTGAGGATGAtgtatatcaagaaaatgagcCATCATATGATTATCcacttttacattgtgatgcATATCCAGTATCAACTCCACTTAGTAGGACTGATATAGAACCTATCCACATTGATGCACGAGGCCATATGGCAGTTGGTGGTGAGCCTAGACATTCAACAGACTTTATTGATGATGGAATGGTTCCATCTGGTTCCGGAGATGGTTATGGTGATTGGGAATATTCAGATGAAGAGGACCTATCCACCGATGAAGAAACGGAGTCAGAATAG